CCACAAGAAGATAAGAATAATCTTGAGAGTGCAATTTATTTTGGAGATAAAACAACTCCTTTAAGTAATAAGGATTCTCGTAATTCTTCATTTCAGCTGTGGAAGTATGATGCTCACTATTTGTGACCTTGCTAACTTGACAATCCACATCATCATTATCAGATTTATCATCAGAGTTGAAAGGTTTACCTCCCTGGTAGTCTCCATCCGTTGCACTTGGAGTTGAAGAATTTTGAATTGATTCTCTTATTGAACTTAAATCAACTAAGTCAAGTGAAATTGATTTCAATTCGACGTCAATTTCATTCTCAGCCATCTTCAACTCCGATTCACCAGATCTGTGAGAGAAATTTGTTGTTGCGGTAGAATCTAAAACTCCAGCTCCAATTAAATCATGGCTATCTTTAGTCCTGGACTCCAATTTCTCAACATCATTTTCTATCTGCGAATCAATAGCTACGCCACCGATCTCATCGTCGAAACTTGGTGTTGATCTATTCCGATACTTTTCCCATGTTGCCAAGAATAAATCATTAAAAGCTTTTTTAAACTCCAGTCAAGACCGATTGTGATTTGCTATCAGTAACTTGTGAAAACAATCTTGTTTTACTgaaatttcttcttctacttGTGAAACTTTATTTGTTGCAGCAGCCATGGTAGCAGTCCGAGAATCGACTTCTCTGATACtacttgtagtgatctacactacaattgGTGCTCAGGAACATGAtaaatctctaaggatagagataatTGAAGAATGGGGAGAGGAATTAGAGGGTTAGAAGAAGAATTAGACGAATTTGAGGAGAGGAAGAGGAGGCAGACGAAAATTGGGAGAGAAGAACAATATTCATTTCATCATTACTTGATAAGCCGTAAGGCGTACAACCAAATCCATATATAACAAGGACATACACCGATTACTATTAACAGCACCCGACGCCTCGTCCTACGGGCTAGCCCGGTATGGTTACCCTTAACTGTGTGGGATACCTCCCATTGGGACATACAAATAGcaattattatgagtacacatagctattgttatgggatatgtgtgtttgcatccgtgaactatgattgtcccatatatgtcaaaagttaagcctattatgtcattatgcaaatgttgatggaagataggatgaacttttgattgcaaatattaagtctattatatgtctttatgcaaatattgatgaaaaatagaatgaatctttgaatattccgtagtattgatctttccctgatccacttctatgtgaaagtattgtgtggctccgtaagttctcttatgatgagcacttccgattaaattaatcatgggttctcttgtggttaatttaattgagatttctggatacaaattcatgtttcatgtaatttgttgatgtccaaagaaatccttcttttcttgtaaaagtaaggtcaatcttgttgttctttcgggaagacattttatgggggagatttcttaattgaactgtgcttaattgccaaatctttgtgaggagtgcggatgtggaatattgtaggagttttattgtatctctattaactccttgatgaatgcatttagtttcgactatatgattgcatctaaagaaagttgatatgttttcttttagtcatgaagtatctctatgagaatttcattatgatctcactagttttcgtacctttaccaatttatattgacaaaaagggggagaattaatgtgtagttcacactaaaaatacatatagtttacagatcattatgtaagggggagtagttttcatatGATATGAAGtgttgactaaggaggagtgacacatagcaccatagtattgttgtcaaagttgtgatacaattggactttgatgttgtgtaataatactatgacactgtataacaatgattgagagctattgtcttctcattgttatagctatggatcttcaacaactatgatgctgagttgaacacgttcagaatcactggagtacttggaagtgacgaagttttcgagtaatgttgaagaaccaaggaaatcaagcatttggatgagaagctacaaagtttatttattttataatccatatgtattgatagttttgtcactaaaattgacaaagggggaaattggtagagcactgctcggtcgaactcgcaagattgatatctcaagcttgtttgtcaagtttagttgccaaaactataagtcttgatttctagtctacttatagctaagtctcggattaggatagaaagtgtagttgagcattagacttcacggcgttcatcgattgaagacgaagaactactaaatacagcttgtggaacttcatcaacaaagggtatgtggagtcttgaactcatctatcactcaaaagtctatctactctatctcctgtttgagacaaaagtcgtatagatatatagacttcgattatacacatttgatatttcgcgctgagtttaactcgcttacatatttctcgaaataagttttggtaagctttcgctttaaccaagttcaacttatattcttgacgaaattcaaaagatgatcatgtgaaaatcgccttgtaacatcttacattatttgtgtgagacaatcatatgatgtggactcggaatgtttcgtattggtcattcgatcacttgaaaattgctttgaagctaatagtttgtgtgagacagctattgtcgtcttccaagaatatttcaatggttgaaatgggagtttagagcaattaaccatgattggatatagcacagtatgcgtacttttatgctaactgttgcatgttattccaagtccgggaaccatagtatgcatacccgcattcgtactggttggttaatgaaagtccgggaacttagtatgcatacaggtatgcgtactggcgtgagtttcaatttccggaaattcaactgagttttggAAGGTatacatacccgttcgcatactggcgaacccaaacttagtccgaccacttaggtatgcgtacccatttgcatacttgagtaggttatgttctaaaatcggtttgttcatgaactaatacatttatatatattaagtAATGCgaacttttgcaaaccgtggctataatgttcatgaattgattcgagtgaatcaaaatcaattttgcttcaattgtgtcttgtatacttctatgagaatatgaacaattgaaaaactctagaactagtttcatttgagtcatttgacctagttatagttaagatgaataaggttgatatgaaagtgttcatatggctaactttggttaactattgttgagccaacaaggtgtacacgtttaggtacgattactcatatctaaatgaagtcacttttcatttgtgcgtaacaagctaagttcaatctaacggttgaaagatattagcttgagtctaatcaggttttcatctaacggtgaatattgaacgctttgttacgaAGGTAAAAatgattgcaaacctgatttgaagactatataaaggataactctagcaactgggaaacctaatccccacacctcctgtgtgatactagttgcgactagagtcgattctgggATAATTAGAGTttagtactcaggttttgaccaataataggttttggtctaacatttgtccaacgttagggcttggtatctggactggacgttgactcCAATTGACTCGGTtaaatattaatttattttttgaaaatgtttaaataataaataaataaaaagaaaatagaaataaagGGAAACTATTATAAGAAATTATTAAAGTTACCTTAAATTTGCTCACTTTAACTCTCGTTTTCTCTATCTATACCATCACCGCCACCGTGctctcaaaagaaaaagaaaaaaatcaccaCCACCAAATCCCTTCTCGAAATATAACACCCTGCTTGAAAGCTCCATCATTCAATCACAGACTCAAAACCCAACTCATCTTCCCTTGCTTTTTCTAACCACTCTAGTCTTCTTCATCAATCTTATCATTCTTACCTGCCATCAATCAAACTACCACTGCGAGCTCGAGTTCTTCTCAGCCATCACCAACAAAACTCTTTGTGACCATCTCCCATCTGCTCTTATAATACTCGATTCAGTTCGTCTTGATGTTTCTCTTGCTCTTCATAGAAACCTTGTTCTTATAAAATTTGATGTTCTGTtgtttcatttctcttaatttTTGATAGAGATATGATGAGCCCTATTTCTTGACACCTTCAATTTTGATTTCTTAGAAATTAGTACAGAAATTGACCAATTTGGGAACCCTAGATTGAGAAATCAGAAAATTTGGGAATTTTATTAAAGCCCTAATTTGTGATGTCGATAAAAATTGGTTGTTTTTTATGATTTCTCTTCTAGGGATTTCGGTTGGTGAAAATGGGATCTGGTGTTGTTCATAAATTAATGGGATTTGATAGTGAATAAGAATGGTGATTTTGCTTGAGTTCTATATGAAAAAATGGGTTTACTGTCGATGGTGAGTTTGGGTAAGAAATTGATAGTGGGAGATGTACATTAATGAAGCTGGTAATTAGAATCGGTGTGCTGTGAAGAATTGGTTTGGAGTTCAGATTGGGaatgtgatgttgttgttgttgattatagTGATGGATGAATGAATGAACTGAAATGGTGGAATGGATGATGCAGTGAATCAAGAATAAACACGAATGGATGTGTTAATTCAAGTCTTCTGATCTCCTCCATCAAAACCCAACTCTAAtctctgcaaaccctaatttattttaTATCTGTTCACTTAATCAAAGCAGtgcttattttatttcttctcgACCTTGTTTCAGGGAATAAACCCACCTCAAGGGGTACACTTGTAAACTCATCATtttcacaatatttttattttacaaaatcATTAAGGACCAGTCAAAAACATTCAACGTAGGTCAACGTCTGGTCCAGGTACCAaaccctaacgttggacaaatgttagaccaaatccTAGTATTGGTCAAAACCTAAGTACTAAACTCCAATTATCccgtcgattctcctttaaccttatgtttttccaaaattctgtaggttaacgacttcaaaacttcattgggattgtgaagccagacccaactattttctcagtagttgtgtgttctgatcttgttgtttgatatcgtgattgagtactatcttctctaagatttgctcgagatttaatcttcgataggcaagataaaaagtattcacaaacatcttcgtcccatcgtttgtgattccacaatatcttgtttcgctaccatacgattaagattattgtgaggtgattgatattactaggctgttcttcgggaatataattctggtgtatcaattgtttcatgttcaccttgatttatcaaaatacggaacaaaactcataggtatatctctgggagacagatttatctatttaatagacttttctgtgtgagacagattggtttatcaagtcttcgactttgggtcgtaacaactcttagttgtgggtgagatcagctaagggaatcaagtgcgcagaatccggcatggttctagagacgtaaggaacgcgactgtagcttgatcagtgtgagattggttagggttcaactacataccagtctgaagttaacttggagtaggctagtgtctataacggcttaatacagtgtggtgttcaaatctggactaggtcccggggtttttctgcatttgcggtttcctcgttaacaaaatttctggtgtctatgttatttcttttacgtattatattttctatataattgaaatatcacaggttgtgcataaattcaatcaattgtgaatccaacctttggttgttgattatattgattgacacttggatattggtttttgacaccgtccaagttatttcttatattcaatcgggctcgtagatTCCTCtttgttcgattgcatattgaattgagaaactgagatacaactcttggatatacttttcttaagatttagtccgactatctagttgattctcttgagagTATATTGGATGTTGTCCATAcatattactaagcgaaatattgggtgtggttgttagaccctcgaattttcaatattattacacaactttCCCTTGTTCTTTAAAAAAATATCATTGGGATGTAATTATATGTTGTGGAAAGTGTTCATTGAAAATCTTCCTAACCTTGTTACTAAAAGACTGAAAGAAACTTTCAAAACGGAAGAAAAGGGGGAAGTGAGGGAGAAGCATGTGTAAAAGTCAAAAAAGATCTGGAATGAAAGGGACTAAACAGGAAGAAAATTCCATCGAAGATAACCCTTTCCCTTTGTTCGGAAGAAAAATCGATGTTAAAACTACTTAAACTTAAAGAAGTCAAAGATCTCATCTGGTTTGAAAAACCTCTTATTACTCTTCTTTTCGATTATAAACAATGAAATCATCCGATAGGATATATAAAAAACGGCCAATTCAAAAATGTTTTCCGAGATGGAACAACCAAATTAACTTTCATGCTGCAAACAGGTACTACCCTATAAACCCAAGCCTAAAACTCGGCCCATATAAAGAAGAACTACTGATTTTCATTTCATGCTTATTGAAGTAGTCGAATCCGCGCGACCTTGGAATCAGTCCGACCAATTTTTCTTCTAATGACCAATTGGTATTACTATTCGGTGGTATTTATTTTTCCAAGTTTGATTGATAATATTATATCCCTTAATCGCAAGTTGGTCAATGATGATGACGCCACCCGAACCCAGAGCTAGCTAGAAGTGGCCGATTTAAGATTATAGGATAAGagaggacaaaaataataaaatcatgaaaaagatAATAATTGATTAACCAAACATATTTGGATGAATATGAAATCGTGGTGGATTCATGCATCTTACTGGAATTTCATAATTCACTTTTCTTCTATAATTAAAGGATCTCGGATGAAGCTTAAACTCGTGGCTAGCTTGAACAGGTATGCGTTAACCAGACGAGTTCAAACTTGAACATAAATATTCTAAAGCTAAAAccttaaccaaaatcaaacactccctccgtcctaaattagatgacctagttactttaatcaaacacaactaggttatCTAATCGGGGACAAAAGGAGTATGTATGATGGCACTTTGATGTACTGTAAGTTAATGTCGTACTGCCCTAGCTTTTCAAGCATATTGTATATGTGGTAAAGTCACGCATGTATGCTGCAACGCAAGCAAGGGTATTTGATGTTGTTGGGATAAAATCTATTAGATGACGCATGACTGTAAAGATACCAAAATATGCAATCAAACCTTCTAGAAGAAATAAAAGGTGTTCACAAAAGTTAAAGAATTAGGTATCATTTTGAATAACTTACTATAACAGAAGACAGTGAAGGATTTCTTCTGTAATgatcttctttttatattttttctgtATTGTTCGATGGATCAAGGCTGAATTTCATTTAATCATATAGTGTGATAACTCGGGTTTGTATCAATCGCTAGGAAGCCTCAAAGGAAGCATTCTGTTGGAATATCATGTATGTGTATGTGCGATGAAGGTGATGATGACAGTAGATATGCGAAGAAAATATTATGTATAAGATATTATGAACAAGTCAAAGATTGTGAAGATAATTAGGTAAGTATTTTTCTAGATATATATTTCTTAGTCAAACAAAATACTGAGATATTGTATTATCTCcttaaatcaattaaaatattgtgTTATCGGTATTGAGGTATTATATTATCTCATAGGTTTATTTTAACTCTATAAATAAGAGTTCTCTTGTAAGTGTGAATCTTATCTCAGAATGTTCTGATGATCATAAATATAATTTCAACCTGAGGGGTTTGTCAGTGGaagtaggcgttagtgccgaaccattTTATTCATTGTCTTCTCTTATCATGATATTTTTGGTCTGTGATCCCTCGatactcataatttattatggcatCAGAGCGGTGAGATCCGCTCAATTCGCTTCCGCAATCTATTTCTCCATGACCAAGTATTTCATGGTTGTTTCACTTCTTATTGATTTGGATGAGTCATTCCCAAATAATCAATTG
This DNA window, taken from Papaver somniferum cultivar HN1 chromosome 3, ASM357369v1, whole genome shotgun sequence, encodes the following:
- the LOC113356629 gene encoding uncharacterized protein LOC113356629, producing MAENEIDVELKSISLDLVDLSSIRESIQNSSTPSATDGDYQGGKPFNSDDKSDNDDVDCQVSKVTNSEHHTSTAEMKNYENPYYLKELFYLQNKLHSQDYSYLLVVDIRSLYDRGLDSSNDQGN